A single window of Micromonas commoda chromosome 6, complete sequence DNA harbors:
- a CDS encoding predicted protein, producing the protein MAKLLGWDQDVTTVYARFTVPKGTRASQVRVDAAVNSLLVFVLPADSTLSYVYEGQKEGGELSKTIISADVLWTLEEDEKGRRVVHVVLPKSTTGQLDKPWRTLFAEHEEVEGDEEKSMADCLKELTFCDEPSTPFDELPLDIRLHMEELRRRKYAMGAGYLNPAEDFDDFRMVLTE; encoded by the coding sequence ATGGCCAAGCTCCTCGGCTGGGATCAGGACGTCACCACCGTGTACGCGCGCTTCACCGTCCCGAAGGGCACAAGGGCTTCGCAGGTGCgagtggacgccgccgtcaactCTCTGTTGGTCTTCGTCCTGCCGGCGGACTCCACCCTGAGCTACGTGTACGAGGGCCAAAAGGAGGGCGGGGAGCTGAGCAAGACGATAATCTCCGCCGACGTGCTGTGGacgctggaggaggacgagaaaGGTCGGCGGGTAGTTCACGTCGTTCTGCCGAAGAGCACCACCGGGCAGCTGGACAAGCCGTGGCGCACCTTGTTCGCCGAGCACGAGGAGGttgagggcgacgaggaaaaGTCTATGGCGGACTGCCTGAAGGAGCTCACGTTCTGCGACGAGCCGTCCACGCCCTTCGACGAGCTGCCGCTGGACATACGACTGCACATGGAGGAGCTACGGCGGCGCAAGTACGCCATGGGCGCGGGGTACCTAAACCCGGCGGAGGACTTTGACGACTTCAGGATGGTCCTCACGGAGTGA
- a CDS encoding predicted protein encodes MEREDRTGRKHRRVGWTLLWGLTVVAGFLFGVYHGERKSSTALFGRGGFSGKVDALQCPTCPRCEPTRCPDPARRECPKCEGAAGSGVGSSHGATAPRDAEGAKTTEAVVAKREDDGDTNGGNTAGDGGDGDAGGCPRCAPCPKCGSKGTCPDPPRCGDGAKRARGAVGVGAGGGCSCDECPVCKGQGECPAHPPCRT; translated from the coding sequence ATGGAGCGGGAGGATCGCACGGGGAGAAAGCATCGGAGAGTCGGTTGGACCCTCCTCTGGGGCctcaccgtcgtcgcgggcttCCTCTTCGGCGTCTATCACGGCGAGAGGAAgtcgtccacggcgctcTTCGGCCGCGGTGGATTCTCCGGCAAGGTTGACGCGCTGCAGTGTCCCACCTGCCCGCGGTGCGAGCCCACGAGGTGCCCggatcccgcgcgtcgcgagtgCCCCAAGTGcgaaggcgcggcggggtccggGGTTGGGTCGTCGCACGGTGCGACCGCCCCGCGAGACGCGGAAggggcgaagacgacggaggcggtggtggccaagagggaggacgacggggacacGAACGGCGGcaacacagctggcgacggaggcgacggcgacgcgggagggtGCCCGAGATGCGCGCCCTGTCCCAAGTGCGGCTCGAAGGGAACGTGCCCGGATCCGCCGAGgtgcggggacggcgccaaacgcgcgcggggagccgtcggggtcggggccGGGGGCGGGTGCTCGTGCGACGAGTGCCCGGTTTGTAAGGGACAGGGCGAGTGCCCGGCGCATCCCCCGTGCCGGACGTGA
- a CDS encoding predicted protein (Encodes a protein with hydroxyproline-rich glycoprotein (HRGP) motifs): MPASAMDVDAPRAWLPDVRRQHLDLDVGFVPGAGGYVRGHTTIVCRPLPTESGDATTLTLHAHELVVTRVTVNDAPARVIRRGRTAVRPDGSDDPSGDDVDALAVADAGALSSGANIARNACEGMLADARAVADGAADELVIALEDGGVIASGGSSEDVVVRVWYGAGTAMNAFGVQPPDSWRRIAPLVAHPRPPRAGEDPGGNDPTGGNDAGGDGNGGEGTGGNKVAQLDEVAQLDEVAQLDEVARSRGEEPIDAYAGWCNPGDGALCAFVDSDEGNARYLCAPGSALRPAAWFPCVDDGGSLVHFSAVVKVDPDLTAVLPGVLTKTDVIEETIRSPDDGAPARTRSRRAFHYVSGGVPVQAHQMVLAVGTFATRKIPTSTAHGDTFAAAARAEEEDKEEEAAKNDADGTNARFHQYLDNAAESTAHSSTHALHCPPCYAENELPAAASCATSALKSFETYLGRPFPYPGGLTFCFVPPDALPVSMDLRLPAMLGAGVTILSTDRLGHPLSAADLVTSRTAIAECAARQLFGGFLEPREDTDAWLAEGLASYMAGACYISSLMGADELKYQRAREVEAVVECDDGDALPPLASPSARIWARGRSACGASAEEVKARAVGEARARGEDPDAVAALEHARDVAPASKPPRPPAPGVDTLVRCKAVAVVEMLERKLGEEGMQKVIRKLASLQGKAPGAESLQEAAIAASKATRAAKEKAAAAAEAAKTEGADESANAAAKEKAAATAREQLQREHQESIAYHALAESPARFLRSRVFLNLCRQNATMTKADMSAFNARWIEGCGCPRLTAAYTFRKTRRQELLFAIKLDGCLAAAAADRVAWSKNPKVSVTVRIQENDLPPSDHAVSLSAHDRAYVLMPLQLVTKPKDRRTIARQQEAAMRRQQQAMEAGKANPDNLDAMAAAEVLQWECPVSWVRVDPEGEWLAKVVLPSAQQGLEGMITKQLMSERPADPAAQMWAIRFLRERAENGSTSAVNALLQCAEDPKTFCRVRALAAMALGACACDGTQRSNLALSSVTRTYRRRRCDPRTGKPKPTDLADFAAAIVDEGLLTALGLPRAPPESTSGWEDADDAWVTPTECVDLLVDALNHTESDGDPHDSSSLIATAIHALGRARPATLDGVRRITRAIAGRMRENATICGVGGRAHEGGRRVMVAGMLALRTLLERLPPLPESIRAANEAKKAIEAAGGGANGQGGPGVRRRRSAVTSLGDAEEKARLSAVAVAAVVSECVATARSFVADRVGIDPCPAVRRAAVALQFGIEASHGGPCGVARALAFATLACKAEQSGGVRAAILWDARDALRAMPDAPAQLAALTGGSGTGTASDPDRHGFDVFEWTATSLRIASRRAGAETATAALAVMRAASGLDDDYPHERDLADLKAREAAREAVLAGAAQAANDIEDEADEAERLERRRKKEEKAKARAEKEERRARKEERRARRRAAEAAAAAEAAAEAAAAGGGVGDDGAGASEMITDADGDVTMGGFSDGGPVSGLTGGVTGVTGVTDDAEDSGAEGGAEGKSAEPLSQATGTPSLETPVTAPAPAAPAHPAPPPPPAPVPAPAAPAPAPAPAPAAAAPPPPAEPAQVVGVKRDRDEAFNSAAGTPSSAAGAAGAAAAVTPAEQPAKKPRLVFAFGAKKPAAAAAPAAPEPEVKEKKEKKEKKDKKEKKEKKEKREKERAAADAAP, translated from the coding sequence ATGCCGGCGTCGGccatggacgtcgacgcgcccagGGCCTGGCTCCCCGACGTGCGGCGGCAGCATCTGGACCTGGACGTCGGgttcgtccccggcgcgggagggtACGTGCGGGGGCACACCACGATCGTCTGCAGGCCGCTGCCGACGGAATCGGGGGACGCCACAACGCTCACGCTGCACGCTCACGAGCTCGTGGTGACGCGCGTGACGGtgaacgacgcgcccgcgcgcgtgatccGACGAGGGAGGACCGCCGTGCGTCCCGACGGGTCCGACGATCCATCgggtgacgacgtcgacgccctcgccgtcgccgacgccggcgcgctgagCTCCGGGGCCAACatcgcgaggaacgcgtgCGAGGGAatgctcgcggacgcgcgcgccgtcgccgacggcgcggcggacgagctcgtcatcgcgctcgaggacggcggggtcatcgcgagcggcgggtcATCCGAGGATGTAGTCGTCAGGGTCTGGTacggcgcgggcaccgcgatgaacgcgttCGGGGTCCAGCCCCCGGACTCGTGGAggcgcatcgcgccgctcgtggcgcacccgcgccctccgcgggcgggcgaggacccgGGGGGGAACGACCCTACGGGggggaacgacgcggggggcgacgggaacggcggcgagggaaccGGCGGGAACAAAGTCGCACAGCTGGACGAAGTCGCACAGCTGGACGAAGTCGCACAGCTGGACGAAGTCGCACGAAGCCGCGGGGAGGAGCccatcgacgcgtacgcgggCTGGTGTAaccccggggacggggcgttGTGCGCGTTCGTCGATTCGGACGAGGGGAACGCGCGGTATCTGTGCGCGCCGGGCTCCGCGTTGCGTCCCGCGGCGTGGTTCCcgtgcgtcgacgacggcggctcgtTGGTTCACTTTAGCGCCGTCGTTAAGGTCGACCCGGACCTCACCGCGGTTCTCCCGGGGGTGCTCACCAAGACGGACGTCATCGAGGAGACGATACGTAgcccggacgacggcgcacccgcccggacgcggtcgcgacgggccTTTCACTACGTCTCCGGGGGGGTGCCGGTGCAGGCGCACCAGATGGTGTTGGCGGTTGGCACCTTCGCCACGCGAAAGatcccgacgtcgacggcgcacgGGGAtacgttcgccgccgcggctcgggcggaggaggaggacaaggaggaggaggcggccaagaacgacgcggacggtACTAACGCCAGGTTCCACCAGTACCTGGACAACGCCGCGGAGTCAACCGCGCACagctcgacgcacgcgctTCACTGTCCGCCGTGCTACGCGGAGAACGAGcttcccgcggcggcttcgtgcGCCACGTCGGCGCTGAAGTCGTTCGAGACCTACCTGGGCCGACCGTTCCCGTACCCCGGCGGCCTCACCTTCTGCTTCGTTCCCCCCGACGCGCTGCCGGTCTCGATGGACCTGCGGTTGCCCGCGAtgctgggcgcgggcgtcacgATTCTCTCGACGGATAGGCTCGGTCACccgctctcggcggcggacctcgtCACCTCTCGAACGGCGATCGCGGAATGCGCCGCGAGGCAGCTCTTCGGCGGGTTCCTGGAGCCAAGGGAGGACACCGACGCGTGGCTGGCGGAGGGACTGGCCAGTTACATGGCGGGCGCGTGCTACATCTCGTCGCTGATGGGCGCGGATGAGCTGAAGTATCAGAGGGCgcgggaggtggaggcggtggtcgaatgcgacgacggcgacgccttGCCTCCGCTGGCGTCCCCTTCCGCGAGGATATGGGCGCGCGGACGGTCCGCgtgcggcgcctccgcggaaGAGGTGAAGGCGCGGGCCGtcggggaggcgcgcgcgcgaggggagGACCCGGATGCCGTCGCGGCTCTCGAGCACGCCAGAGACGTCGCCCCGGCGAgcaagccgccgaggcctCCCGCGCCAGGCGTCGACACGCTCGTGCGGTGCAAGGCCGTGGCCGTCGTGGAGATGCTCGAGCGCAAGCTCGGGGAGGAGGGGATGCAAAAGGTGATCAGGAAGCTCGCCTCGCTGCAGGGCAAGGCTCCCGGCGCGGAGTCCCTTCAGGAGGCTGCGATTGCCGCGTCAAAGGCTACCAGGGCGGCTAAGGAAAaagctgcggcggcggcggaggcggcgaagaccgagggcgcggacgagtccgcgaacgccgccgcgaaggagaaggccgccgcgaccgcgcgcgagcagctccaGCGGGAGCACCAGGAGTCCATCGCGTaccacgccctcgcggagtCACCGGCTCGGTTCCTCCGGTCGCGGGTGTTTCTCAACCTGTGCAGGCAAaacgcgacgatgacgaaggCGGACATGTCCGCGTTCAACGCGCGCTGGATCGAGGGATGCGGCTGCCCCaggctcaccgccgcgtacaCCTTCCGCAAGACCCGGCGACAGGAGCTCCTGTTCGCGATCAAGCTCGACGGttgcctcgccgccgccgcggcggaccgggTGGCGTGGAGCAAAAACCCGAAGGTTTCCGTGACTGTCCGGATCCAGGAGAACGACCTGCCGCCGTCCGACCACGCCGTCTCCCTCTCCGCGCACGACAGGGCGTACGTGCTCATGCCCCTGCAGCTCGTCACCAAGCCCAAGGACAGGCGCACCATCGCGCGCCAACAGGAGGCTGCGATGAGACGGCAGCAGCAGGCGATGGAAGCCGGCAAGGCGAACCCGGATAacctcgacgcgatggccgccgccgaggtgctcCAGTGGGAGTGCCCGGTGTCGTGGGTTCGCGTGGACCCCGAGGGGGAGTGGCTTGCCAAGGTGGTCCTGCCCTCGGCGCAGCAAGGTCTGGAAGGGATGATCACCAAGCAGCTCATGTCGGAGCGcccggcggatccggcggcTCAGATGTGGGCCATCCGGTTCTTgcgggagcgcgccgagAACGGCTCCACCTCGGCGGTTAACGCGCTGTTGCAGTGCGCCGAGGACCCTAAAACGTTCTGCagggtccgcgccctcgccgcgatggcgttggGCGCCTGCGCGTGCGACGGGACGCAGAGATCCAACCTCGCGTtgtcgtcggtgacgaggacgTACCGCAGGCGTCGATGCGATCCACGAACGGGCAAACCTAAACCcaccgacctcgccgacttcgccgccgccatcgtcgacgagggcttgctcaccgcgctgggcctaccccgcgcgcccccggaGTCCACGAGCGGTtgggaggacgcggacgacgcgtgggTTACCCCGACGGAGTGCGTGGATTtgctggtggacgcgctgaACCACACGGAGAGCGACGGGGATCCGCACgattcgtcgtcgctcatcgcgaccgcgattCACGCGCTCGGCCGGGCCAGGCCCgccaccctcgacggcgtccggcgGATCACGCGGGCGATCGCCGGGCGCATGCGCGAGAACGCGACCAtctgcggcgtcggcgggcgcgcgcacgaggGCGGCCGGCGGGTCATGGTCGCGGGGATGCTCGCGCTTCGGACACTTCTGGAGCGCCTTCCGCCGCTCCCGGAATCCATCCGagccgcgaacgaggcgaagaaggccatcgaagcggcgggcggcggcgcgaacggccaAGGCGGACCCGGGgtcaggcggcggcgctcggcggtgacgtccctcggtgacgccgaggagaaggcgcggctctccgccgtcgccgtcgccgccgtcgtctcggaatgcgtcgcgacggcgaggtctttcgtcgccgatcgcgtcggaATAGACCCGTGTCCGGccgtgcgacgcgccgccgtcgcgctccagTTTGGCATCGAGGCGTCGCACGGCGGTCcgtgcggcgtcgcgagggccCTCGCGTTTGCGACGCTCGCGTGCAAAGCCGAACAAAgcggcggggttcgcgccgccatcctctgggacgcccgcgacgccctgcgTGCGATGCcggacgcccccgcgcagcTCGCAGCGCTCACCGGGGGATCAGGCACCGgcaccgcgagcgacccCGACCGCCACGGCTTTGACGTCTTTGAGTGGACCGCCACGTCGCtgcgcatcgcgtcgcggcgggcgggggcggagacggcgacggcggcgctcgcggtgatgcgcgccgcgtccgggctcgacgacgattaCCCCCACGAGCGGGACCTCGCGGACTTAAAAGCtagggaggcggcgagggaggctgtcctcgcgggcgccgcgcaggctgcaAACGACAttgaggacgaggcggacgaagCGGAGCGTTTAGAGCGCCGACGTAAAAAAGAGGAAAAGGCGAAGGcccgcgcggagaaggaggaacGAAGGGCGCGGAAGGAggagagacgcgcgaggcgacgcgcggcggaggctgccgcggcggcggaggcggcggcggaggctgcagccgcgggcggcggggttggggacgacggcgcgggcgcgtccgagaTGATCACGGACGCGGATGGGGACGTCACGATGGGGGGTTTCTCCGACGGCGGGCCCGTGTCCGGTCTCACGGGtggcgtcaccggcgtcacGGGCGtcacggacgacgcggaggacagCGGAGCCGAGGGAGGGGCCGAAGGGAAGAGCGCCGAGCCGCTGTCGCAGGCGACGGGGACACCGTCGCTGGAGACGCCCGTGACGGctccggcgcccgcggctccgGCTCATCCGGcgccccctccccctcccgcTCCCGTTCCCGctccggcggctccggctccggctccggcacccgccccggcggcggcggctcctcctcctcccgccgaacccgcgcaggtcgtcggcgtcaaaCGCGACCGGGACGAGGCGTTCaactccgcggcgggaactccgagctcggcggcgggggcggcgggggcggcggcggcggtcacgcCGGCGGAGCAGCCGGCCAAGAAGCCGAGGCTGGTGTTTGCCTTTGGCGCCAAAAAacccgcggctgccgcggcgcccgcggcgcccgagcccgaggtcaaggagaagaaggagaagaaggagaagaaagataagaaggagaagaaggagaagaaggagaagcgaGAAAAggagcgagcggcggcggacgccgcgccgtaG
- a CDS encoding predicted protein, with protein sequence MGSGRDKRKKAAKRSGKDGSGPSGDAKTSAKTDKNAAKLERRMAKAAADDDIDALLANIRLMDSKLKEVEVHEDCPKPGPRCNCSFTPTLAQKPAEVIMFGGECVDATGKTQTFGDLFRYDVDRNKWTKVVSPNSPPPRSAHQAVAHGGYLYVFGGEFTSPNQEKFHHYRDLWRLDLEEHAWENITPKVGPSARSGHRMVTHPKGKSLLLFGGFYDTGDDIRYYNDVWELNLEAMTWRCRFGGDVAGGASTLEGPSPRSASHVSASNDSLWVYGGYRKFAGDGEGDDGDVEKGSTHSDLWRMDLKSWRWEKQKKAGMAPGPRAGATSATHGAKKRHVLFGGVVDHEIRKGEVIISEFFNDAYSMSLDNGRWYPVCLYADKGSKPEAPREATGREEAERVARGEVFNENFNVRDATVRAAIKIQAHYRGYAVRKAYKLYRIGGQVSELLYSPGSGEAAPKTAPRPRGRMNAALAVRGNAMYLFGGAVEIGDVEVSLDDVWALELSARPKWRKIAEYSPEVAERVHGEAVESSDEEEEEEEKERAHAMEFRARKTVEGKE encoded by the coding sequence ATGGGTAGCGGCCGCGACAAGCGGAAGAAGGCCGCGAAGCGCAGCGGCAAGGACGGCTCCGGCCCGTCCGGCGATGCCAAGACGTCCGCCAAGACGGATAAGAACGCGGCCAAGCTGGAGCGTCGCATggccaaagccgccgccgacgacgacatcgacgcgctgctcgccaACATCAGGCTGATGGACTCGAAGCTGAAGGAGGTGGAGGTACACGAGGATTGCCCGAAGCCTGGCCCGAGGTGCAACTGCTCGTTCACCCCGACGCTAGCGCAGAAACCCGCGGAGGTCATCatgttcggcggcgagtgcgtggacgcgacgggcaaGACGCAAACCTTCGGGGATCTCTTCCGGTACGACGTCGATCGCAACAAGTGGACGAAGGTCGTCTCTCCCaactcgcccccgccgaggagcgcgcatCAGGCGGTCGCGCACGGCGGCTACCTCTACGTCTTTGGCGGGGAGTTCACGTCCCCGAATCAGGAGAAGTTCCACCACTACAGGGACCTGTGGAGGCTCGACCTCGAGGAACACGCGTGGGAAAACATCACGCCGAAAGTCGGCCCCAGCGCCCGAAGCGGCCACAGGATGGTGACCCACCCCAAGGGCAAATCGCTGCTGCTCTTCGGCGGGTTCTacgacaccggcgacgacatcCGGTACTACAACGACGTGTGGGAGCTCAACCTGGAGGCGATGACGTGGCGGTGCAGgttcggcggtgacgtcgcgggtggcgccTCGACGTTGGAGGGTCCGAGTCCTCggtccgcgtcgcacgtTTCCGCGTCGAACGATTCGCTGTGGGTGTACGGCGGCTACCGTAagttcgcgggcgacggcgagggcgacgatggGGACGTCGAGAAGGGCTCGACGCACAGCGACCTGTGGAGGATGGACCTGAAGAGTTGGCGATGGGAGAAACAGAAAAAGGCGGGCATGGCGCccgggccgcgcgcgggagccacctccgcgacgcacggCGCGAAGAAGCGGCACGtgctcttcggcggcgtggtggaCCACGAGATTCGCAAGGGCGAGGTGATCATCTCGGAGTTTTTCAACGACGCGTACTCGATGAGCCTCGACAACGGCCGGTGGTACCCGGTTTGCCTATACGCGGACAAGGGCTCCAAgccggaggcgccgcgcgaggcgacgggacgcgaggaggccgaacgcgtggcgcgcggcgaggttttCAACGAGAACTTCAacgtgcgcgacgccacggtgcgcgcggcgatcaagATCCAGGCGCACTACCGCGGGTACGCGGTGCGAAAGGCGTACAAACTGTACCGCATCGGGGGGCAGGTTTCGGAGCTGCTGTACTCCCCGGGCTCCGGCGAGGCCGCCCCGAAGACGGCGCCCaggccgcgcgggcgcatgaacgcggcgctcgcggtgcgaGGCAACGCGATGTACctgttcggcggcgccgtcgagatTGGGGACGTGGAGGTTTCGCTGGACGACGTGTGGGCGCTGGAGCTCTCCGCTCGTCCCAAGTGGCGAAAAATCGCAGAGTACTCGCCCGAGGTTGCGGAGAGGGTGCACGGGGAGGCGGTCGAgtcgagcgacgaggaggaggaggaggaggagaaagAGAGGGCGCACGCGATGGAGTTTCGGGCGAGGAAGACGGTGGAAGGGAAGGAATGA
- a CDS encoding predicted protein, protein MSKPAAAAAVAFITLLARLTLLPGVDAQFYQPGDKLPASAITETFDVAWPPAVNDVSLSRFDYTRNADGGKWVTVIATFYSGCTPGRADYPSFTKHVSSLRQKVAAGFLGSGNVAFIASLKNGVNDGVAEAWAKINGSDVSTSASDTNGGFPYIVDDRHRSLVYKFFDAAVHPAYAIVDHCMTYRALLPALPDQTGDDTLEKTVERLLLKTDEACPVAPSRQIEAIRPKREVRTFKASNENPSAANEKCAPAFGSGTPSARRLGVSDGVRGGSPLAQPRTLAFHPSTGEMWVGNNDTDSVTILRGSFDGVKGAAAVSGVVHRFDRAHYHYMDKMAAMSFKGDGAVVTCQESENTYDGMKRANRFMGPSLYDTVPKIGNVKTGGWPEGKNVFVNAKGAKCDPDGLSDGTDNNPTCFMTHTDMLHASPNCMGVAHDPEPNTPFGNVFWVFDGLNSTLIRYDFEQPHGPGSLDHSLANVRRYPEIKLTRVPGVPGHMTVDPETRALFIADTGGGRVLAVDADSGRYAAEARNDLGGNFTLWSSPLPSFEYTLFGCASFKTFATGIDKPSGLALSGNVLYVGEHGTGKIIALHRTTGEKLGEYATGAKKLFGLSVNPTSGRLWYVDGAVNDAVFYLEPSAECAEPVPNGAAIAWPASTVSESGTNWCGISTSVATLGLAVKHIQHEDGYLNMTPLGPGYGVTDECMKCGPGCDNDMLLMSGFLCHKCIPDNCRGGIYPTSAGTCENIIGEGYRCKCDDGAYGDHCQFRVVSGSERWVPNFAGVMLALLVAMFIH, encoded by the exons ATGAgcaagcccgcggcggccgccgccgtcgcgttcatCACGCTTCTCGCGCGGCTCACGCTCCTGCCCGGGGTTGACGCTCAGTTCTAccag CCCGGAGACAAGCtcccggcgagcgcgatcaCCGAGACGTTCGATGTGGCGTGGCCTCCAGCCGTGAACGACGTCTCCCTGTCCAGATTCGACTACACCCGcaacgcggacggcggcaaGTGGGTGACGGTGATCGCCACCTTCTACTCCGGATGCaccccggggcgcgcggacTACCCTTCTTTCACCAAGCACGTCTCCTCCCTGCGCCAAAAGGTGGCGGCCGGCTTCTTGGGCTCCGGCAAcgtcgcgttcatcgcgtcgctgaAGAACGGCGtcaacgacggcgtcgcggaggcgtggGCGAAGATCAACGGCTCGGACGTCTCCACGTCAGCGTCCGACACGAACGGCGGGTTCCCGTACATAGTGGACGACAGGCACAGGAGCCTGGTGTACAAgttcttcgacgcggcggtgcaccCGGCGTACGCCATCGTCGACCACTGCATGACGTACCGAGCCCTGCTACCCGCGCTACCGGACCAAACCGGCGACGACACGCTCGAGAAGACGGTGGAGCGGCTGCTGTTAAAGACGGACGAGGCGTGCCCcgtggcgccgtcgaggcaaATCGAGGCAATCAGGCCCAAACGCGAGGTACGAACGTTCAAAGCGTCGAACGAgaacccgtcggcggcgaacgaaaAGTGCGCTCCGGCTTTTGGAtcggggacgccgtcggctcGGAGGCTTGGCGTGAGCGACGGGGTTAGGGGTGGGTCACCCCTGGCGCAGCCGCGAACGTTGGCGTTCCATCCGAGCACGGGTGAGATGTGGGTGGGAAACAACGACACGGATTCGGTGACGATCCTGCGCGGTtcgttcgacggcgtcaaaggcgcggcggccgtctCGGGCGTCGTTCACAGGTTCGACCGGGCGCACTACCACTACATGGACaagatggcggcgatgtcgttcaagggcgacggcgcggtcgtcacGTGTCAGGAGAGCGAGAACACCTACGACGGAATGAAGAGGGCGAACCGCTTCATGGGTCCATCGCTGTACGACACCGTCCCGAAGATTGGAAACGTCAAGACCGGGGGTTGGCCCGAGGGCAAGAACGTTTTCGTGAACGCGAAGGGGGCAAAGTGCGACCCGGATGGTCTATCGGACGGCACGGACAATAACCCAACCTGTTTCATGACCCACACGGATATGCTCCACGCGTCGCCCAACTGCatgggcgtcgcgcacgatcCCGAACCGAACACTCCCTTCGGTAACGTCTTCTGGGTCTTTGACGGGCTCAACTCGACGCTAATCAGGTACGATTTCGAGCAGCCGCACGGTCCCGGATCGCTGGATCACTCGCTCGCGAACGTGAGGCGGTACCCCGAGATCAAGCTcacgcgcgtccccggggtACCCGGTCACATGACGGTGGACCCCGAGACTCGCGCGCTGTTCATCGCGGACACGGGCGGCGGTAGGgttctcgccgtcgacgcggataGCGGCAggtacgccgccgaggccaggAACGATCTCGGGGGTAATTTCACGCTGTGGTCGTCGCCCCTTCCCTCGTTCGAGTACACGCTGTTCGGATGCGCCTCGTTCAAGACGTTCGCGACGGGGATAGACAAACCCTCGGGGCTCGCGCTCAGCGGCAACGTGCTGTacgtcggcgagcacggcACCGGCAAGATCATCGCGCTGCACCGCACCACCGGGGAGAAACTCGGCGAgtacgccaccggcgcgaagAAACTCTTCGGCCTCTCGGTCAATCCAACCTCCGGCCGCCTGTGGtacgtggacggcgccgtgaaCGACGCCGTGTTTTACCTCGAGCCGTCCGCCGAGTGCGCGGAACCGGTTCCCAACGGCGCGGCAATCGCGtggccggcgtcgaccgtgTCCGAGTCCGGCACAAACTGGTGCGGCATCAGCACCAGCGTCGCGACTCTCGGCCTCGCCGTCAAGCACATACAACACGAGGACGGATACCTGAACATGACCCCGCTGGGCCCCGGGTACGGCGTGACCGATGAGTGCATGAAGTGCGGTCCGGGCTGCGACAACGACATGCTGCTGATGTCGGGGTTCCTATGCCACAAGTGCATCCCGGATAATTGTCGGGGCGGTATCTACCCAACGTCCGCCGGAACGTGCGAAAACATAATCGGGGAAGGGTACAGGTGTAagtgcgacgacggcgcgtacGGCGATCACTGCCAGTTCAGGGTCGTGAGCGGTAGTGAGCGATGGGTGCCCAATTTCGCGGGAGTGATGCTCGCTTTGCTCGTCGCGATGTTCATTCACTAA